In a genomic window of Spirosoma agri:
- the dapF gene encoding diaminopimelate epimerase: MTFFKYQGTGNDFVLIDDRAGTFPASDQAYIERLCHRRFGIGADGLILLRNDPAYDFKMVYFNADGAEGSMCGNGGRCIVRFAHDLGLFASETRFLAVDGEHLAVVRDGTISLKMSNVTGIDNRDGLTFLNTGSPHVVRFVDDLESLDVVAEGRAIRYSSTFQPAGTNVNFAQIVDDHTVFVRTYERGVEDETYSCGTGVTAVALVAHQQLHMPGPIAIRTVGGNLRVSFRAQADGSFEGIHLIGPAQRVFEGAVTI; the protein is encoded by the coding sequence ATGACTTTCTTCAAATACCAGGGTACCGGCAACGACTTTGTCCTGATCGATGATCGGGCGGGTACGTTTCCGGCTTCCGATCAGGCGTATATCGAACGATTGTGTCATCGCCGTTTCGGTATCGGTGCCGACGGCCTGATCCTGCTCCGGAACGATCCCGCGTATGATTTCAAAATGGTCTATTTCAATGCCGACGGTGCCGAAGGAAGCATGTGCGGTAACGGAGGCCGCTGTATTGTCCGGTTTGCCCATGATCTGGGCCTGTTCGCCAGTGAAACGCGCTTTCTGGCCGTAGATGGCGAACATCTGGCCGTTGTCCGTGACGGTACTATTTCCCTGAAGATGAGTAACGTGACGGGTATCGACAACCGCGATGGACTGACATTCCTGAACACCGGGTCGCCCCACGTTGTCCGGTTTGTTGATGATCTCGAATCGCTGGATGTTGTCGCGGAAGGACGCGCAATCCGGTACAGTTCGACCTTTCAACCGGCTGGTACCAATGTGAATTTTGCGCAAATCGTTGATGATCATACCGTATTCGTACGGACGTATGAACGGGGTGTCGAAGACGAAACCTACTCCTGCGGTACGGGCGTAACGGCGGTTGCCCTGGTGGCACATCAGCAGCTGCACATGCCCGGTCCGATCGCTATCCGGACCGTAGGCGGGAATCTACGTGTATCATTCAGAGCGCAGGCCGACGGTAGTTTCGAGGGCATACACCTGATTGGGCCGGCCCAGCGGGTTTTCGAGGGAGCCGTAACTATTTAA
- a CDS encoding NAD(P)H-hydrate dehydratase, protein MKILNADQIRALDQSTIQNEPIAPINLMERAALAFVDWFVDHFSDKKTTKIFCGLGNNGGDGLAIARLLLERDYPIEIYVVRYAPRESDDFMHNHRRLKLVTDSVRYIESSDDIPSIRHNEVVIDAILGSGLSRPTEGIVKSTIEAINRAPAMVVAVDIASGLYTDQPNTSTDVIIEPDYTISFQLPKLAFILPKNGRYVGEWQIVNIRLHKRYIDLAPTPYYYTQARDARLLLRKRDRFSNKGSFGHALLLVGSYGKIGAAVLSARACLRSGVGLLTVQVPACGYAILQTAVPEAMCLPDTDEHYLTGQSAVDSLPPATFSTLGIGPGIGKNPGTLTMLRNLLPTLEKPIVIDADALNLLSEHRDLLDKLPRNSILTPHPKEFERLTQPWANDYQKLDSLRDFAKKYKVVVVLKGAYSAVATPDGDIHFNSTGNPGLSTGGTGDVLTGILTALLAQGYDPIEAAVLGVFAHGLAGDKAAEKRGPVGMTASDVIDALSWT, encoded by the coding sequence ATGAAAATACTGAATGCTGACCAGATTCGTGCCCTCGATCAATCGACAATCCAAAACGAGCCTATTGCGCCCATCAACCTCATGGAGCGGGCCGCTCTGGCGTTTGTCGACTGGTTTGTCGATCATTTTTCGGATAAAAAGACGACTAAAATCTTCTGTGGACTGGGCAATAACGGCGGTGACGGGTTAGCCATTGCCCGTCTTCTTCTGGAACGTGACTACCCGATTGAGATATACGTTGTCCGCTACGCACCCCGCGAGTCCGATGACTTCATGCATAACCATCGGCGTCTCAAACTCGTCACAGACAGTGTTCGTTACATCGAGTCGTCAGATGATATTCCCTCCATTCGTCATAACGAAGTTGTGATCGACGCCATTCTTGGCTCCGGCCTGTCGCGCCCGACCGAAGGCATTGTCAAGAGCACCATTGAAGCCATCAACCGCGCTCCGGCTATGGTTGTAGCGGTCGATATCGCCAGTGGTCTGTATACCGACCAGCCCAATACGTCAACGGATGTCATCATTGAGCCTGACTACACCATTTCGTTCCAGTTACCGAAATTAGCGTTCATTCTTCCTAAGAACGGTCGTTACGTGGGTGAGTGGCAAATCGTGAATATCCGGCTGCACAAACGCTATATCGATCTGGCTCCTACGCCCTATTACTACACCCAGGCACGGGATGCGCGCCTGTTACTCCGTAAACGGGACCGATTTTCGAACAAAGGGTCGTTTGGCCACGCGCTACTTCTGGTGGGCAGCTACGGAAAAATAGGCGCTGCGGTTTTGTCAGCACGGGCCTGTTTACGGTCAGGTGTGGGCTTGCTGACGGTACAGGTCCCGGCCTGTGGCTACGCAATTCTGCAAACAGCCGTACCCGAAGCCATGTGCCTTCCCGACACAGATGAGCACTATTTAACGGGCCAGAGTGCCGTCGACAGTCTGCCCCCCGCCACGTTCTCAACGCTGGGTATTGGCCCCGGTATCGGCAAAAATCCGGGCACGCTCACAATGCTGCGGAATCTACTTCCAACGCTGGAGAAACCTATTGTGATCGACGCCGATGCGCTGAACCTGCTGTCCGAGCATCGCGATCTGCTCGATAAGCTGCCCAGAAACAGCATTTTAACGCCCCACCCGAAAGAGTTTGAACGCCTTACCCAGCCGTGGGCTAACGATTACCAGAAACTGGATAGTCTCCGCGATTTTGCGAAGAAATACAAAGTCGTTGTTGTCCTGAAAGGTGCTTATTCAGCCGTAGCCACGCCCGATGGTGATATCCACTTCAACTCAACCGGTAACCCCGGCCTGAGCACTGGTGGTACAGGCGACGTGCTGACGGGTATTCTGACGGC
- the rplS gene encoding 50S ribosomal protein L19: protein MSELIKLVEADNAQRRAELPTFRAGDTVNVHVKIREGNKERIQVFTGTVIQRRNPSSAGETFTVRKVSNGIGVERIFPVLSPNIDKIDVVRMGKVRRARLFFLRGRQGKAARLKERKPKVTAA, encoded by the coding sequence ATGAGCGAGTTAATCAAATTAGTGGAGGCAGACAACGCGCAGCGTCGCGCCGAGTTGCCCACGTTCCGGGCGGGCGATACGGTGAACGTACACGTCAAAATCCGCGAAGGCAATAAAGAGCGTATCCAGGTGTTTACGGGCACGGTGATTCAACGCCGGAACCCAAGCAGTGCTGGTGAGACCTTTACTGTCCGCAAAGTATCGAATGGTATTGGTGTAGAACGGATCTTCCCGGTCCTGTCGCCGAATATCGACAAAATTGATGTGGTTCGTATGGGTAAAGTACGTCGCGCACGGTTATTCTTCCTGCGTGGTCGTCAGGGTAAAGCAGCACGTCTCAAAGAGCGTAAGCCAAAAGTTACTGCAGCTTAA